A part of Neovison vison isolate M4711 chromosome 6, ASM_NN_V1, whole genome shotgun sequence genomic DNA contains:
- the LOC122908964 gene encoding myelin-associated oligodendrocyte basic protein yields MSQKTTKEGPRLSKNQKFTEHFSIHCCPPFTFLNSKREIVDRKYSICKSGCFYQKKEEDWICCACQKTSTRRRATSPQRPKLQPAAPPAVVRAPAKPRSPPRSERQPRPRPEVRSPPAKQRPPQKSKQPPRSSPQRGPGTSRGGSPIKASRFWLSCLEFVEAIQKM; encoded by the exons ATGAGTCAGAAAACTACTAAGGAGGGTCCCAGACTCTCCAAGAACCAGAAGTTTACAGAGCACTTCAGCATACATTGCTGCCCACCATTCACCTTCCTCAACTCCAAGCGTGAGATCGTGGATCGGAAATATAGCATCTGTAAAAGTGGCTGCTTCtaccagaagaaagaagaggactGGATCTGCTGTGCCTGCCAGAAGACCAG CACCAGACGCCGTGCAACGTCCCCTCAGAGGCCCAAGCTCCAGCCAGCTGCACCCCCCGCGGTGGTCAGAGCACCAGCCAAGCCACGGTCCCCTCCGAGGTCTGAGCGTCAACCACGCCCCCGCCCAGAGGTCCGATCACCACCAGCCAAGCAGCGCCCCCCTCAGAAGTCCAAGCAGCCGCCGCGCAGCAGCCCCCAGAGAGGGCCAGGCACCAGCCGTGGGGGGTCCCCCATCAAAGCTTCTAGGTTCTG